From the genome of Chanos chanos chromosome 5, fChaCha1.1, whole genome shotgun sequence, one region includes:
- the slc18a3b gene encoding putative vesicular acetylcholine transporter-B isoform X2 has translation MDGEGSAGLAKSAAVKLSEMGERTKQLGTAIQDPNRQRRIILVIVCVALLLDNMLYMVIVPIIPDYLADLESKQAVHSHVVLHPNTSANRTNQPISNKDNLDVQIGVLFASKAILQLLVNPLSGTFIDRVGYDIPLLIGLLVMFVSTCIFAFAENYGTLFAARSLQGLGSAFADTSGIAMIADKYTEEAERSHALGIALAFISFGSLVAPPFGGVLYEFAGKRVPFIVLASVCLADGVLLLTVIKPFSNRTRENMPVGTPIYRLMVDPYIAVVAGALTVCNIPLAFLEPTIANWMESHMHATKWEMGLTWLPAFFPHVLGVYVTVKLAAQYPNLQWFYGALGMVIIGASSCTVPACKTFGQLMFPLCGICFGIALVDTALLPTLAFLVDVRHVSVYGSVYAIADISYSVAYAMGPIVAGQIVHNLGFVQLNLGMGLVNVLYAPALLMLRHVCQMKPSYSERNVLLEEGPTGLYDTIRLEERKLKRKGLSTTTNCLPVDGNGFDAFTGHSRSHSDEESSGPEYS, from the coding sequence ATGGACGGAGAGGGCTCCGCCGGCTTGGCTAAGTCGGCCGCCGTAAAACTGTCGGAGATGGGCGAGAGAACTAAACAGCTTGGCACCGCCATTCAAGATCCCAACCGTCAGAGACGGATTATTTTAGTGATCGTATGTGTAGCACTTTTACTAGATAACATGCTCTATATGGTGATTGTGCCAATAATTCCTGATTACCTTGCGGATCTTGAAAGTAAACAAGCCGTTCATTCCCATGTGGTATTGCACCCAAATACTTCAGCAAATCGAACAAACCAACCTATAAGTAACAAGGACAACCTAGACGTTCAAATAGGAGTGCTTTTTGCCTCCAAGGCTATATTACAGCTCCTGGTAAACCCTTTGTCGGGAACTTTCATCGACCGAGTTGGATATGACATCCCACTCTTGATTGGGCTCCTTGTGATGTTCGTATCTACTTGCATATTTGCTTTTGCTGAAAACTATGGAACCCTTTTCGCGGCGCGAAGCCTACAGGGACTCGGATCGGCTTTTGCTGACACTTCTGGCATTGCCATGATTGCAGACAAATACACGGAGGAAGCAGAGAGAAGTCACGCGCTCGGCATCGCCCTTGCTTTCATCTCGTTCGGGAGCCTCGTGGCGCCTCCGTTCGGGGGAGTCCTGTACGAATTCGCAGGTAAACGGGTGCCGTTCATTGTTCTTGCCTCAGTCTGTCTAGCTGACGGCGTTTTGCTTTTGACTGTCATTAAACCGTTCTCTAACAGGACTAGAGAAAACATGCCAGTGGGTACACCGATTTACAGACTGATGGTCGATCCGTATATCGCTGTTGTGGCAGGAGCTCTAACAGTGTGTAACATCCCTCTGGCCTTTTTGGAGCCGACCATAGCCAACTGGATGGAGAGCCATATGCACGCCACAAAGTGGGAGATGGGTTTAACCTGGTTGCCTGCCTTCTTTCCGCATGTTCTTGGCGTCTACGTCACAGTGAAGTTGGCAGCGCAGTATCCTAACTTGCAGTGGTTCTATGGAGCTCTAGGTATGGTCATCATTGGTGCAAGCTCCTGCACCGTTCCAGCGTGTAAGACTTTTGGTCAGTTGATGTTTCCgctgtgtggtatctgtttCGGCATTGCTCTCGTGGACACAGCGCTTTTGCCAACTCTAGCCTTTCTGGTAGATGTGCGACATGTATCGGTATACGGCAGCGTTTATGCCATTGCCGACATTTCTTATTCAGTGGCGTATGCCATGGGACCTATAGTTGCTGGTCAAATTGTGCACAATCTTGGCTTCGTGCAGCTGAATTTGGGCATGGGGCTCGTGAACGTACTTTACGCGCCAGCCCTGTTAATGCTCCGCCACGTGTGTCAAATGAAGCCTTCCTACTCTGAGAGAAACGTTCTGCTGGAGGAAGGACCAACAGGACTGTACGACACTATAAGGCTGGAGGAGAGAAAACTAAAGCGTAAGGGCTTGAGTACCACCACTAACTGTTTGCCTGTGGACGGGAACGGCTTCGACGCGTTCACGGGACATTCCAGGTCACATTCTGATGAAGAATCTTCTGGTCCCGAATACAGTTGA
- the slc18a3b gene encoding putative vesicular acetylcholine transporter-B isoform X1: MQQKGGSAGLAKSAAVKLSEMGERTKQLGTAIQDPNRQRRIILVIVCVALLLDNMLYMVIVPIIPDYLADLESKQAVHSHVVLHPNTSANRTNQPISNKDNLDVQIGVLFASKAILQLLVNPLSGTFIDRVGYDIPLLIGLLVMFVSTCIFAFAENYGTLFAARSLQGLGSAFADTSGIAMIADKYTEEAERSHALGIALAFISFGSLVAPPFGGVLYEFAGKRVPFIVLASVCLADGVLLLTVIKPFSNRTRENMPVGTPIYRLMVDPYIAVVAGALTVCNIPLAFLEPTIANWMESHMHATKWEMGLTWLPAFFPHVLGVYVTVKLAAQYPNLQWFYGALGMVIIGASSCTVPACKTFGQLMFPLCGICFGIALVDTALLPTLAFLVDVRHVSVYGSVYAIADISYSVAYAMGPIVAGQIVHNLGFVQLNLGMGLVNVLYAPALLMLRHVCQMKPSYSERNVLLEEGPTGLYDTIRLEERKLKRKGLSTTTNCLPVDGNGFDAFTGHSRSHSDEESSGPEYS; encoded by the coding sequence GGCTCCGCCGGCTTGGCTAAGTCGGCCGCCGTAAAACTGTCGGAGATGGGCGAGAGAACTAAACAGCTTGGCACCGCCATTCAAGATCCCAACCGTCAGAGACGGATTATTTTAGTGATCGTATGTGTAGCACTTTTACTAGATAACATGCTCTATATGGTGATTGTGCCAATAATTCCTGATTACCTTGCGGATCTTGAAAGTAAACAAGCCGTTCATTCCCATGTGGTATTGCACCCAAATACTTCAGCAAATCGAACAAACCAACCTATAAGTAACAAGGACAACCTAGACGTTCAAATAGGAGTGCTTTTTGCCTCCAAGGCTATATTACAGCTCCTGGTAAACCCTTTGTCGGGAACTTTCATCGACCGAGTTGGATATGACATCCCACTCTTGATTGGGCTCCTTGTGATGTTCGTATCTACTTGCATATTTGCTTTTGCTGAAAACTATGGAACCCTTTTCGCGGCGCGAAGCCTACAGGGACTCGGATCGGCTTTTGCTGACACTTCTGGCATTGCCATGATTGCAGACAAATACACGGAGGAAGCAGAGAGAAGTCACGCGCTCGGCATCGCCCTTGCTTTCATCTCGTTCGGGAGCCTCGTGGCGCCTCCGTTCGGGGGAGTCCTGTACGAATTCGCAGGTAAACGGGTGCCGTTCATTGTTCTTGCCTCAGTCTGTCTAGCTGACGGCGTTTTGCTTTTGACTGTCATTAAACCGTTCTCTAACAGGACTAGAGAAAACATGCCAGTGGGTACACCGATTTACAGACTGATGGTCGATCCGTATATCGCTGTTGTGGCAGGAGCTCTAACAGTGTGTAACATCCCTCTGGCCTTTTTGGAGCCGACCATAGCCAACTGGATGGAGAGCCATATGCACGCCACAAAGTGGGAGATGGGTTTAACCTGGTTGCCTGCCTTCTTTCCGCATGTTCTTGGCGTCTACGTCACAGTGAAGTTGGCAGCGCAGTATCCTAACTTGCAGTGGTTCTATGGAGCTCTAGGTATGGTCATCATTGGTGCAAGCTCCTGCACCGTTCCAGCGTGTAAGACTTTTGGTCAGTTGATGTTTCCgctgtgtggtatctgtttCGGCATTGCTCTCGTGGACACAGCGCTTTTGCCAACTCTAGCCTTTCTGGTAGATGTGCGACATGTATCGGTATACGGCAGCGTTTATGCCATTGCCGACATTTCTTATTCAGTGGCGTATGCCATGGGACCTATAGTTGCTGGTCAAATTGTGCACAATCTTGGCTTCGTGCAGCTGAATTTGGGCATGGGGCTCGTGAACGTACTTTACGCGCCAGCCCTGTTAATGCTCCGCCACGTGTGTCAAATGAAGCCTTCCTACTCTGAGAGAAACGTTCTGCTGGAGGAAGGACCAACAGGACTGTACGACACTATAAGGCTGGAGGAGAGAAAACTAAAGCGTAAGGGCTTGAGTACCACCACTAACTGTTTGCCTGTGGACGGGAACGGCTTCGACGCGTTCACGGGACATTCCAGGTCACATTCTGATGAAGAATCTTCTGGTCCCGAATACAGTTGA
- the chatb gene encoding choline O-acetyltransferase b has protein sequence MPVLERETPKGRRDSNVLPKVPVPDLHQTLDTYLRCMKHLVTEEQFRKTKSIVERFGKQGGTGELLQKHLLERRDKTENWVYDFWLEDMYLNNRLALPVNSSPVLVFPKQPFRERKDSLRFAAHLITGVLEYKEMLDTRALPVDYARGQQAGTPLCMEQYYRLFAACRRPGLKQDSVVIQGITSTATPDPGHIIVACKNQFFVLNMVEKSHKLSETNILAQLERICKMADNAEERLPPIGLLTSGGRTEWAQARDVLIKDPVNKDSLDMIERSLCLLCLDEPTSVEPNDTNRALLMLHGGGHHKNGANRWYDKPMQFVIGADGVCGVVCEHSPFEGIVLVQCTEYLMKYMTGSPAKLARAASVTDLPVPRKLQWKCSPMIQGMLASAADDLQKLVRNLDMAVYTFKGYGKEFIKKAKMSPDAYIQVALQLAFYRCNGRLVSTYESASTRRFREGRVDNIRSATPEALAFVRAMTDEKTFCPDTVKMEKLQDAIRAQTEYTVMAITGLGIDNHLLGLREIAKRLKMEMPEIFTDDTYRISNQFILSTSQVPTTVDMFCCYGPVVPNGYGACYNPQSNHIIFAVSSFRESTETSSAVFVKALEQGLLDMRDLCNKCSAASKPGDHSQGAAKPPKQGK, from the exons ATGCCGGtcctggagagagaaacacctaAAGGCCGCAGAGACAGCAAC GTCCTCCCAAAGGTTCCCGTACCAGACTTACACCAGACCCTGGATACCTACCTTAGATGTATGAAACATCTGGTGACGGAGGAGCAGTTCAGGAAGACCAAATCCATCGTGGAGAGGTTTGGTAAACAGGGAGGCACCGGAGAGCTGCTCCAAAAGCACCtactggagaggagagacaagacGGAGAACTGG GTGTATGACTTCTGGCTGGAGGACATGTATCTAAATAACAGATTAGCATTGCCAGTAAACTCAAGCCCAGTTCTGGTCTTTCCAAAGCAACCTTTCAGAGAGCGCAAAGACTCCCTCAG ATTTGCAGCTCATCTGATTACAGGGGTTCTGGAATATAAAGAGATGCTTGACAC GCGGGCACTGCCGGTGGATTATGCACGAGGACAGCAGGCTGGCACTCCACTGTGTATGGAGCAGTACTACAGGCTCTTTGCCGCCTGCCGTCGGCCAGGTCTGAAACAGGACTCAGTGGTCATTCAGGGCATTACCAGCACTGCCACTCCTGACCCTGGTCACATTATAGTGGCGTGTAAAAACCAG ttcTTTGTGCTGAATATGGTGGAGAAGAGCCATAAGCTGAGTGAGACAAACATCTTGGCCCAGTTGGAGAGGATCTGTAAAATGGCCGACAATGCTGAGGAGAGGCTTCCTCCCATTGGCTTGCTGACATCAGGAGGAAGAACTGAGTGGGCTCAGGCCAGAGATGTCCTAATCAAAG ATCCGGTGAACAAAGACTCATTGGACATGATTGAGCGCAGCctgtgtctgctgtgtctgGACGAGCCGACCAGTGTGGAACCCAATGACACCAACAGAGCCCTCCTCATGCTCCACGGGGGAGGACACCATAAGAACGGGGCCAATCGCTGGTACGATAAACCCATGCAG TTTGTCATTGGTGCGGATGGTGTATGTGGGGTGGTTTGTGAACACTCCCCCTTTGAAGGAATTGTTCTGGTGCAGTGCACTGAATACCTGATGAAATACAT GACAGGGAGTCCAGCTAAACTGGCCAGAGCAGCCAGTGTGACTGATCTTCCAGTGCCACGCAAACTGCAATGGAAATGTTCTCCAATGATCCAGGGCATGCTGGCATCTGCAGCGGACGACCTCCAAAA GCTTGTGCGAAACCTGGATATGGCTGTCTACACATTTAAAGGATATGGAAAAGAATTCATCAAAAAAGCAAAGATGAGCCCTGATGCATACATACAGGTTGCACTCCAGCTGGCATTTTACAG ATGCAACGGAAGGCTCGTGTCCACCTACGAGAGCGCCTCCACCAGACGTTTTCGTGAGGGTCGTGTAGACAACATCCGCTCAGCCACCCCCGAAGCCCTGGCCTTTGTGAGAGCTATGACGGATGAGAAAACCTTTTGCCCG GATACAGTGAAGATGGAGAAACTACAGGATGCTATAAGGGCTCAGACAGAGTATACAGTCATG GCAATCACAGGACTTGGGATAGACAATCACTTGCTTGGACTTCGAGAGATCGCCAAGAGACTCAAAATGGAGATGCCAGAGATATTTACAGATGACACCTATCGGATCAGTAATCAGTTCATCCTCTCCACCAGTCAG GTTCCCACCACAGTCgacatgttttgttgttatggTCCGGTGGTTCCTAATGGTTATGGAGCCTGCTACAACCCTCAGTCAAACCACATCATCTTTGCTGTGTCCAGTTTCCGTGAGAGCACTGAAACCTCCTCAGCTGTGTTTGTTAAGGCCCTGGAACAGGGCCTGCTGGATATGAGGGACCTGTGCAATAAGTGCAGTGCTGCTTCCAAACCTGGAGACCACAGCCAAGGAGCAGCCAAGCCACCCAAACAAGGAAAGTAA